One Drosophila virilis strain 15010-1051.87 chromosome 5, Dvir_AGI_RSII-ME, whole genome shotgun sequence DNA window includes the following coding sequences:
- the Tret1-1 gene encoding facilitated trehalose transporter Tret1 isoform X2, whose translation MKILMRADTHVSFSVPIDEPKAKCTYSQVLAALSVSLGSLVVGFASAYTSPALVSMTNTNLTSFVVTPQAASWVGGIMPLAGLAGGIAGGPFIEYLGRRNTILATAVPFIVSWLLIACAVNVIMVLCGRFLAGFCVGIASLSLPVYLGETVQPEVRGTLGLLPTAFGNIGILLCFVAGTYMDWSMLAFLGASLPVPFLILMFLIPETPRWYVSRGREERARKALVWLRGKEADVEPELKGLMRSQADADRQATQNKMLELLKRSNLKPLSISLGLMFFQQLSGINAVIFYTVQIFQDAGSTIDGNVCTIIVGVVNFAATFIATILIDRAGRKVLLYVSNVMMVLTLFVLGGFFYCKSSGMDTSNVGWLPLSCFVIYILGFSLGFGPIPWLMMGEILPAKIRGSAASVATAFNWSCTFVVTKSFQDMIDFMGAHGAFWMFGAICFIGLFFVIFYVPETQGKTLEDIERKMMGRVRRMSSVANIKPLSFNM comes from the exons ATGAAGATCCTTATGCGCGCGGACACCCATGTGTCCTTCTCGGTGCCGATTGACGAGCCCAAGGCAAAGTGCACCTACTCTCAG GTGCTCGCTGCGCTCAGCGTCTCACTGGGCTCCCTGGTCGTGGGCTTCGCCAGCGCCTACACCTCGCCCGCCCTGGTCTCCATGACCAACACGAATCTGACGTCCTTTGTGGTCACGCCCCAAGCG GCATCCTGGGTAGGTGGCATCATGCCACTGGCTGGTCTGGCTGGCGGCATAGCCGGCGGTCCGTTCATCGAGTATCTGGGCAGGCGCAACACGATCCTGGCGACGGCTGTGCCATTTATTGTCTCCTGGCTATTGATTGCCTGCGCCGTAAACGTGATCATGGTGCTGTGCGGCCGTTTCTTGGCCGGCTTTTGTGTGGGCAtcgcgtcgctgtcgctgcccgTTTACCTGGGCGAGACGGTGCAGCCGGAGGTGCGCGGCACGCTGGGCCTGCTGCCGACGGCATTTGGTAACATTGGCATATTGTTGTGCTTTGTGGCCGGCACGTATATGGACTGGTCGATGCTGGCCTTTCTGGGTGCGTCGCTGCCCGTGCCGTTCCTCATCCTGATGTTCCTCATACCGGAGACGCCGCGCTGGTATGTCAGCCGTGGACGCGAGGAGCGCGCACGCAAGGCCCTCGTCTGGCTGCGTGGCAAGGAGGCCGATGTCGAGCCGGAGCTGAAGGGTCTGATGCGCTCGCAGGCGGATGCCGACCGACAGGCGactcaaaacaaaatgctggAGCTGCTGAAGCGCAGCAATCTGAAGCCGCTGTCCATTTCTCTGGGTCTGATGTTCTTCCAACAGTTGAGCGGCATCAACGCGGTCATTTTCTACACGGTGCAAATCTTCCAGGACGCCGGCTCCACCATTGACGGCAATGTCTGCACGATCATTGTGGGCGTTGTCAATTTTGCGGCCACATTCATCGCCACGATCCTCATCGATCGCGCTGGACGCAAG GTTCTGCTCTATGTGTCCAACGTGATGATGGTCTTGACGCTGTTCGTGCTGGGCGGTTTCTTCTATTGCAAGTCCAGTGGCATGGACACCTCCAATGTGGGCTGGTTGCCGCTGAGTTGCTTTGTCATCTACATTCTGGGCTTCTCGCTGGGCTTCGGGCCCATTCCCTGGCTGATGATGGGCGAGATTCTGCCCGCCAAGATACGCGGCTCTGCCGCCTCCGTGGCCACCGCCTTCAACTGGTCCTGCACGTTTGTGGTGACCAAGTCGTTCCAGGACATGATAG ATTTCATGGGCGCGCATGGTGCCTTTTGGATGTTCGGCGCCATTTGCTTTATCGGCCTGTTCTTTGTGATATTCTATGTGCCCGAGACGCAGGGCAAGACGCTGGAGGACATCGAGCGAAAGATGATGGGACGCGTTCGCCGCATGTCCTCCGTGGCGAACATTAAGCCCTTATCCTTCAACATGTAA
- the Roc2 gene encoding uncharacterized protein Roc2 isoform X2 → MADDAENSVDNRPTDDNKPEKMFTLKKWNAVAMWSWDVECDICAICRVQVMAKKQCNRIWFPAICIDNQI, encoded by the exons ATGGCCGATGATGCCGAAAACTCCGTGGACAACAGGCCAACGGACGACAACAAGCCGGAGAAAATGTTCACGCTGAAAAAATGGAACGCCGTTGCCATGTGGAGCTGGGACGTCGAGTGCGACATCTGCGCCATTTGCCGCGTCCAAGTCATGG CCAAAAAACAATGCAACCGCATTTGGTTCCCTGCAATTTGCATTGACAATCAAATCTAA
- the Vajk4 gene encoding mantle protein — protein sequence MRMFVLPCLAVCVAMAHCAAIDEKAAADAAPAEDGKNVEKRGLHLGDYHGHHHHHEHIKTVTIEKKVPVPYTVTKHVPYTVEKKIPYEVKVDVPQPYYVEKKYPVHVKEYVKVPVHVPKPYIVEKKVPYEVKVPVDKPYEVKVHVPEPYEVIKKIPYEVKVPVPQPYEVIKKVPHEVKVEVPVPKPYEVIKKVPYEVKVEVEKPYPVEVEKPYDVEVEKPYTVVVEKKVPYEVKVPVDKPYKVEVEKPYPVHVKVPVPQPYTVEKKVPYTVEKPVPYEVKVPIEKPIPVYTEVKVPIHKEIPVPEKYHVEVPIFKHHDHHHEEHHDYHQSHHGHY from the exons ATGCGAATG TTCGTACTTCCTTGTCTCGCCGTGTGCGTGGCAATGGCCCATTGTGCTGCCATCGATGAGAAGGCCGCCGCTGACGCTGCCCCAGCCGAGGATGGCAAGAATGTGGAGAAGCGTGGCCTCCATCTGGGCGACTATCAtggccatcatcatcatcatgagcACATCAAGACCGTGACCATTGAGAAGAAGGTACCGGTGCCCTACACAGTGACCAAACATGTTCCCTACACGGTTGAGAAGAAG ATCCCCTACGAGGTGAAAGTAGATGTGCCACAGCCATATTATGTCGAGAAGAAATATCCGGTGCATGTTAAGGAATACGTCAAGGTGCCGGTTCATGTGCCCAAGCCCTACATTGTGGAAAAGAAAGTCCCGTACGAGGTGAAAGTGCCCGTCGACAAGCCATACGAAGTGAAAGTCCATGTACCAGAGCCCTACGAAGTTATCAAGAAGATCCCATACGAGGTGAAGGTGCCGGTGCCACAGCCCTACGAAGTCATCAAGAAGGTGCCACATGAGGTGAAAGTGGAAGTGCCAGTGCCCAAGCCCTATGAAGTCATCAAGAAGGTGCCGTACGAGGTTAAAGTTGAGGTCGAGAAGCCTTATCCCGTCGAGGTTGAGAAACCCTACGACGTCGAGGTCGAGAAACCGTACACTGTTGTCGTCGAAAAGAAGGTGCCCTACGAAGTGAAAGTACCCGTTGACAAACCCTACAAGGTTGAG GTTGAGAAACCATATCCAGTGCATGTTAAGGTGCCAGTTCCACAGCCGTACACCGTCGAAAAGAAGGTACCGTACACCGTAGAGAAGCCCGTACCGTATGAGGTTAAGGTGCCAATTGAGAAGCCAATTCCCGTCTACACGGAGGTTAAGGTGCCCATTCACAAGGAAATTCCCGTACCAGAGAAATACCACGTCGAGGTGCCAATCTTCAAGCATCACGATCATCACCATGAGGAACACCACGACTACCATCAGAGCCACCACGGTCACTACTAA
- the Prosalpha5 gene encoding proteasome subunit alpha type-5, with product MFLTRSEYDRGVNTFSPEGRLFQVEYAIEAIKLGSTAIGICTNDSVVLAVEKRITSPMMVPKTVEKIVKVDEHIGCATSGLMADARTLIERARVECQNHWFVYNEAMTVESCAQAVATLAIQFGDSGDSDGASAMSRPFGVAILFAGIENGKPQLWHMDPSGTYIKHCAKAIGSGSEGAQQNLQEKYTPEMSLKDAIDLCLNTLKHVMEEKLNETNVELMTMTTSKKEFTMLGEDEVKKLIEELV from the exons ATGTTCCTAACACGTTCTGAGTACGATCGTGGTGTAAACACCTTCTCTCCCGAGGGCCGCCTCTTCCAGGTGGAGTATGCCATTGAGGCCATCAAATTGGGCTCCACTGCCATCGGCATTTGCACAAACGACA GCGTTGTTTTGGCCGTGGAAAAGCGCATCACCTCGCCGATGATGGTGCCGAAGACAGTGGAAAAGATTGTTAAAGTGGACGAGCACATTGGCTGCGCCACCTCTGGCCTGATGGCCGATGCACGCACATTGATAGAGCGTGCACGTGTCGAGTGCCAGAACCATTGGTTCGTCTACAACGAGGCCATGACCGTCGAGTCGTGCGCCCAGGCTGTCGCCACGCTGGCCATACAGTTCGGCGATAGCGGCGACAGTGATGGCGCCTCCGCCATGAGTCGTCCCTTCGGTGTGGCCATACTCTTTGCCGGCATCGAGAATGGCAAGCCTCAGCTCTGGCACATGGATCCCTCCGGCACTTACATAAAACACTGCGCCAAGGCGATCGGCTCTGGCAGCGAGGGCGCACAACAGAACCTGCAGGAAAAATACACGCCAGAGATGTCCCTCAAAGATGCCATCGATTTATGCTTGAACACGCTCAAACATGTCATGGAGGAGAAGCTAAACGAGACCAATGTCGAACTGATGACCATGACAACGTCAAAGAAAGAGTTCACCATGCTGGGTGAGGATGAGGTTAAGAAACTAATCGAGGAACTGGTCTAA
- the cnk gene encoding uncharacterized protein cnk — MAYINIAEWTPDQVTDWIRGLDESMKGYLYEFSKHEIGGRALLNIRPYELENLGMKAIGRQEIVLEAVENLRNFHYHLKNDNLQFMALHVGTAARNLHRELAKNHADSTKIDTRTLHDITRTIATLKPLIGNLERSPFRNQDMYREYCGNVLRCGLELATIAHRDRFAERPVAQIKATAERLERLANFIIQDISDPMVLQPASLNLVTLKKRESDLGFNIESSYNGIHRVTDIKYNSPAHNSGKIEDGDEIVQINYQTVVGWQHKTVLHHLCEALPDVVLTVKKRPKHTKMYGQIYMQPYRLPSKKRNMASRWADNLPSPSPRAAFLTLDTAPKTQRSDDGKGVKVKELVREQEGEQVQAHAASDSDSSCSDIPTPTDTKSASREMRLYYPKPRALLQRRNTICGDEFLSLKHPHLVIPSWHERKPGGSGVGGATICDPGSPSIRDKSISFGYGLEIAPRPTTCIGLAASDSADTAKRLFNEARKLKQLTEAGLQSQQQLQMLDRYKPGVSKVVRFDANMKVEDYVVKNEKFTCNVENTILETFEPIPFADEGDEDALETLRSCASETSAELIQAMELATRETPPLAEAINAPLIQQQQQQQNRRGRLDKSHSTPAYDNSGEEESDTPPPAIEPRKEFLLVTPPAPPPRPRKQRELTPPVVPPPPPKPASMQPVAATTATITTAAATGEQEISELLTPTKTRTLTLKKKHSLMAKRRNTNLKLLGTGDIQGHLYRRTKNLRGVTYWARIYFVMLDTILYGFRSKQSSSASLVIFLPGFTVSLAKEVHSKPHAFKVYHTAKSFYFAAESLDALNQWVEFLRLASLKLPAVSSEVCTSKDLYSENESSGEEENDALVSTNLCTPSPQASKDVIATLAASGNATPTSSLSSNNSLKHDRGYFDSLRKFTMGTFKSSAAKSSSSDIPVPTANFQTFRKVPGGSCGIQIGANTPGYHDPAQPPTTLLPAPAPPTPTPKPGGSGTQEQQSTRKLSRSSSRSSVVSVASASLGPPNSPAPTLSSLQQQSFEESNSPSPSQSQSPSQSQSPSSKSSLKKVPYHYLHASNPNLEVFEYHHSHTKTFMTKKGGGDGTLEPHHQTNNIQGYMTLKDLMLRKQLEESQEMYNNRVHLGIEKHNRHLRTDSNASQQTAASGVAVAPAAAAKPVGNGNGEKPAKIQSLSLPKTPDYEFSFKPSDESIKRTRTKEGQKLRDFGYELIFGDEPATSSSNSTSNHNNNSSSSASVSRQTSYNEHEKQLLLQQQQEKLQQEKQPQSSRSKYFLRSQPLSSFLHKSNKKHHNDADVGSVSSNSSKKSKNKSSSGSSDRRFPFTPMTMTLPLNKKSKSNHALDGSSISGGGSNMGSGSSNIKKSQTYNQDLRDKVAGTKYDAHRKNSAPIPIFTKLSISSTSGSSATPTRPSKENRFLGSPMLHRTLFGHHHQQHQQQQQLHQQTPSSADLDADCDQEIFSQVIFPTQHSQRSYRGAAAASNTNLCASESLLPPLPPAPPPPTAAAAAAAAAAVAVREDAVQEPATPKVSNTNSLDSKAATPDYPNMECPPVFEPEIYSLSEPNTSLSRLMLRNNSSSNTNTNTNSPSGGEHPT, encoded by the exons ATGgcctatataaatatagcagAATGGACGCCCGACCAAGTTACAGACTGGATCCGAG GTCTCGACGAGTCCATGAAAGGCTATTTGTACGAATTTTCGAAACATGAAATCGGCGGACGGGCCCTGCTCAATATACGGCCATATGAGTTGGAAAATTTGGGCATGAAGGCCATAGGCCGTCAGGAAATTGTCCTTGAGGCTGTCGAAAACCTGCGCAACTTT CACTATCACCTGAAGAATGATAACCTGCAGTTTATGGCGCTGCATGTGGGCACCGCGGCACGGAACTTGCATCGGGAGCTGGCCAAGAACCACGCGGACAGCACAAAGATTGACACTCGGACGCTGCACGACATTACGCGCACCATTGCGACGCTGAAGCCGCTGATTGGGAATTTGGAGCGTTCGCCGTTTCGCAACCAGGACATGTACCGGGAGTATTGCGGAAATGTGCTGCGCTGCGGCCTGGAATTGGCGACGATAGCGCATAGAGATCGTTTTGCGGAGCGGCCAGTTGCTCAGATCAAGGCGACGGCGGAGCGGCTGGAGCGTCTGGCGAATTTCATTATACAGGACATATCGGATCCGATGGTGTTGCAGCCGGCGTCGCTGAATCTTGTGACTTTGAAGAAGCGCGAATCGGATCTTGGTTTCAATATTGAGTCCAGCTACAATGGAATTCACCGCGTCACGGACATCAAGTACAACTCACCCGCCCACAACTCGGGCAAGATCGAGGATGGCGATGAAATCGTCCAGATTAACTACCAGACTGTCGTCGGCTGGCAGCATAAGACTGTGTTGCACCATCTGTGCGAGGCGCTGCCCGATGTGGTGCTCACTGTCAAGAAACGGCCCAAGCACACCAAGATGTATGGCCAGATTTACATGCAGCCATATCGGCTGCCTAGCAAGAAGCGAAACATGGCCAGTCGCTGGGCGGACAACTTGCCCAGCCCGAGTCCGCGTGCCGCATTCCTAACGCTAGATACGGCGCCTAAAACGCAGAGAAGCGACGACGGAAAAGGCGTAAAGGTTAAGGAGCTGGTGCGTGAGCAGGAGGGTGAGCAGGTGCAGGCGCATGCAGCCTCAGACTCGGATTCCAGTTGCAGTGATATACCCACTCCCACGGACACAAAGTCCGCCAGTCGCGAAATGCGTTTGTACTATCCCAAGCCGCGAGCTCTGCTTCAGCGACGGAACACAATTTGCGGCGATGAGTTTCTCAGCCTTAAGCATCCGCATCTGGTGATACCCTCTTGGCACGAGCGTAAGCCTGGCGGCAGCGGTGTCGGTGGAGCCACCATCTGTGATCCTGGCTCGCCCAGCATTCGCGACAAGTCCATATCCTTTGGCTATGGCCTCGAGATTGCGCCCAGGCCAACCACCTGCATTGGCCTGGCGGCCAGCGACAGCGCAGACACAGCCAAGCGGCTGTTCAACGAGGCGCGCAAGCTCAAGCAGCTGACCGAGGCGGGCCTGCAAtcccaacagcagctgcagatgCTGGACCGCTACAAGCCCGGCGTAAGCAAAGTGGTGCGCTTCGACGCCAACATGAAGGTGGAGGACTATGTGGTCAAGAACGAGAAGTTTACGTGCAATGTGGAGAACACCATACTGGAGACCTTCGAGCCAATACCCTTTGCTGACGAAGGGGACGAGGATGCGTTGGAAACGCTGCGTAGCTGCGCCAGCGAAACAAGTGCCGAGCTTATTCAGGCCATGGAACTGGCTACGCGTGAGACGCCGCCGCTGGCGGAGGCCATTAATGCGCCGCTCatccaacagcaacaacagcagcagaaccGACGCGGCCGCCTGGACAAGAGTCACAGCACGCCGGCCTATGATAATTCCGGTGAGGAGGAGTCGGATACACCGCCGCCAGCCATTGAGCCGCGCAAAGAGTTTCTTCTAGTGACACCgccagcgccgccgccgcgtCCGCGCAAGCAACGAGAGCTCACACCCCCGGTTGTGCCACCGCCACCCCCCAAGCCAGCGAGCATGCAGCCggttgcagcaacaacagccacaataacaacagcagcagcaacggggGAACAGGAGATTAGCGAGCTGCTGACGCCAACAAAGACGCGCACGCTGACgctgaagaagaagcacagtcTGATGGCCAAGCGCCGCAACACGAACCTCAAGCTGTTGGGCACCGGTGACATTCAGGGTCATCTTTACAGGCGCACGAAGAACCTGCGCGGCGTCACCTACTGGGCGCGCATCTATTTTGTGATGCTGGACACCATTTTGTACGGGTTTCGCAGCAAGCAAAGCTCCAGCGCCAGCCTGGTCATCTTTCTGCCCGGCTTCACTGTTTCGCTGGCCAAGGAGGTGCACTCCAAGCCGCATGCCTTCAAAGTATACCACACGGCCAAGAGTTTCTACTTTGCCGCGGAGTCACTGGACGCGCTCAATCAGTGGGTGGAATTCCTCAGACTCGCCTCGCTCAAGCTGCCAGCGGTGAGCAGCGAGGTTTGCACCAGCAAGGATCTGTACTCCGAGAATGAGAGCTCCGGCGAGGAGGAGAATGATGCGCTGGTCAGCACAAATCTATGCACGCCCTCGCCGCAGGCCTCCAAGGATGTAATTGCCACACTGGCAGCATCTGGCAATGCGACGCCCACCAGCAGCctgagcagcaacaatagccTGAAGCACGACCGCGGCTACTTTGACTCGTTGCGCAAATTCACAATGGGCACGTTCAAGAGCAGTGCGGCAAAGAGCAGCTCCAGCGACATACCCGTGCCAACGGCGAATTTTCAGACCTTTCGCAAGGTGCCCGGCGGTAGCTGCGGCATCCAGATAGGCGCCAACACACCCGGCTATCACGATCCAGCACAGCCACCGACAACATTGCtgccagcaccagcaccaccgACGCCAACGCCCAAGCCAGGTGGCTCCGGAACGCAGGAGCAGCAGTCAACGCGCAAGCTATCGCGCAGCTCCAGCCGCAGTTCGGTGGTGAGCGTTGCCTCAGCAAGTCTGGGCCCGCCGAATTCGCCGGCGCCCACGCTCAGCTcgttgcagcagcagagctTCGAGGAGAGCaacagtcccagtcccagtcagAGCCAGAGTcccagccagagccagagtcCCAGCAGCAAGTCCAGCCTGAAGAAGGTGCCCTATCATTATCTGCACGCCTCGAATCCCAATTTGGAGGTCTTTGAGTACCATCACTCGCACACGAAAACGTTCATGACCAAGAAGGGGGGTGGGGACGGTACACTGGAGCCGCACCATCAGACGAACAACATACAGGGCTACATGACGCTGAAGGATTTGATGCTGCGCAAGCAGCTGGAGGAGTCGCAGGAGATGTACAACAATCGAGTCCACCTTGGCATCGAGAAGCACAACCGGCACCTGCGCACCGACTCCAATGCGAGTCAGCAAACTGCAGCGTCGGGCGTGGCAGTTGCGCCGGCGGCTGCCGCCAAGCCAGtgggcaatggcaatggcgaGAAGCCGGCAAAGATTCAAAGTCTGAGTCTGCCCAAGACGCCCGACTATGAGTTTAGCTTCAAGCCCAGCGACGAGAGCATAAAGCGAACACGCACCAAGGAGGGCCAGAAACTGCGTGACTTTGGCTACGAGCTCATCTTTGGCGATGAGCcggccaccagcagcagcaacagcacaagcaaccacaacaacaacagcagcagcagcgccagcgtcTCCAGGCAAACCAGTTACAACGAGCACgagaagcagctgctgctacagcagcaacaggagaaACTGCAGCAGGAGAAACAGCCGCAGAGCTCACGCTCGAAATACTTTCTGCGATCGCAGCCGCTGTCTAGTTTCctgcacaagagcaacaagaaGCATCACAATGATGCAGATGTCGGCTCCGTGtcgagcaacagcagcaagaagaGCAAGAACAAatccagcagcggcagcagcgacagGCGCTTCCCATTTACGCCGATGACAATGACCTTGCCGCTGAACAAAAAGTCAAAGTCCAATCATGCGCTCGACGGCAGCAGCAttagcggcggcggcagcaacatgggcagcggcagcagcaacatcaagaAGAGCCAGACGTACAATCAGGATCTGCGTGACAAGGTGGCGGGCACGAAGTATGATGCGCATCGCAAGAACTCGGCGCCGATACCAATCTTCACCAAGCTATCTATATCATCGACGTCGGGTTCGAGTGCGACGCCTACGCGTCCCTCCAAGGAGAATCGTTTTCTTGGCTCGCCGATGCTGCATCGCACGCTCTTCGGGCACCACcatcagcagcaccagcagcagcagcagctgcatcagcAGACGCCCAGCAGCGCCGATCTGGATGCGGATTGTGATCAGGAGATATTCTCGCAGGTCATATTTCCCACGCAGCACAGCCAGCGTAGCTATCGTGGCGCTGCCGCCGCATCTAACACCAACCTGTGCGCGTCCGAATCGCTGCTGCCACCCTTGCCACCGGCTCCGCcaccaccaacagcagcagcagcagcagcagcagcggcggcagttGCTGTAAGGGAAGATGCTGTTCAGGAGCCAGCAACACCAAAAGTATCCAACACCAATTCTTTAGATTCAAAAGCCGCCACACCGGACTATCCGAACATGGAGTGCCCGCCGGTCTTTGAGCCGGAAATATACTCGCTCAGCGAGCCCAACACGAGCCTCTCCCGGCTCATGCtgcgcaacaacagcagcagcaacaccaacaccaacaccaacagtCCCAGTGGCGGCGAGCATCCAACCTAG